The Gemmatimonadales bacterium genome window below encodes:
- a CDS encoding AMIN domain-containing protein, producing MTRLTRLLRRGACVLAAAALAGAPSPLLAEGGPGTGGPANGEVTGVSVQPSPGRAEVVVNIQGAVEVRDFMLRSPDRLVLDLKGAHLNAAGGAAYDGANRGGVVNLRYSQFKPDVVRVVLDLDGIRSYKLERTAEEVRVGFETDKSFAAWSSTAPAVAMADAVAAKPEPPAHAARELGAPARQPEVRVEPAAIHTQTGLRLPNDQPRITVTWDHATVADVVAGFAAFSGRTIILGKDIKGDVSAEIKNQPWDQAFQAILATQGLSATEMSGGIIRVDSPQALAALDSLEPLESRTVPINYTPLGQITKSVETLLTKGRGRVIADSASSSLIVTDTRSRIDEITHFVANLDRKTPQILIKAKIIFVDRTDLERLGLRYDLSTRNQFFNNLVSQPPPSGGVPLGPQGGSGFVDLGGNTLSLIGNANGRVDNSALDLVFSTILGGNTITAFLSALQQQQLADIQAEPTISTLDNRRADILVGEETPVPGAPPQQGSAVAVQQVQFKETGIRLTVTPHLTNSGQILMQLRTERSAVQDLPASQFGFNFTKQTTENQLLVNDGETAVIGGLTITEVNRTRSGIPLLSQLPIVGGLFGTTSNQERRRDLMILVTPRVVDDAPTGS from the coding sequence ATGACGCGACTCACTCGTTTGCTGCGCCGCGGAGCGTGCGTACTCGCCGCCGCCGCGCTGGCCGGGGCTCCCTCGCCGTTGCTCGCCGAGGGCGGCCCCGGCACGGGCGGCCCCGCGAACGGCGAGGTCACCGGCGTCAGCGTGCAGCCGTCGCCGGGCCGCGCGGAGGTGGTGGTGAACATCCAGGGGGCCGTGGAGGTGCGCGATTTCATGCTGCGTTCGCCCGACCGGCTCGTCCTCGACCTCAAGGGCGCGCACCTCAACGCGGCGGGCGGCGCGGCGTATGATGGCGCCAACCGCGGCGGCGTGGTGAACCTGCGCTACTCCCAGTTCAAGCCCGACGTTGTGCGCGTCGTGCTCGACCTCGACGGAATCAGGTCGTACAAGCTCGAGCGGACGGCGGAGGAAGTCCGGGTGGGCTTCGAGACCGACAAGTCGTTCGCGGCCTGGTCGTCGACCGCTCCCGCCGTCGCCATGGCGGATGCGGTCGCAGCCAAGCCGGAGCCGCCGGCACACGCGGCGCGGGAACTCGGCGCCCCGGCTCGGCAGCCGGAAGTCAGGGTGGAGCCCGCCGCGATCCACACCCAGACGGGCCTCCGCCTCCCGAATGACCAGCCGCGCATCACGGTCACCTGGGACCACGCCACCGTCGCGGACGTGGTCGCGGGCTTCGCCGCGTTCAGCGGCCGCACCATCATCCTCGGCAAGGACATCAAGGGTGACGTCTCCGCCGAGATCAAGAACCAGCCGTGGGACCAGGCCTTTCAGGCGATCCTCGCCACCCAGGGCCTCTCGGCCACCGAGATGTCGGGTGGGATCATCCGGGTTGACTCGCCCCAGGCGCTCGCGGCGCTCGATTCGCTCGAGCCGCTCGAGTCGCGCACGGTGCCCATCAACTACACGCCGCTCGGCCAGATCACCAAGTCGGTCGAGACCCTGCTCACCAAGGGCCGCGGCCGCGTGATCGCCGATTCGGCCTCGAGCAGCCTCATCGTCACCGACACCCGGAGCCGCATCGACGAAATCACCCACTTCGTCGCCAATCTGGACCGGAAGACGCCGCAGATCCTCATCAAGGCGAAGATCATCTTCGTGGATCGGACTGATCTCGAGCGGCTCGGCCTGCGCTACGACCTGAGCACCCGCAACCAGTTCTTCAACAACCTGGTCTCGCAGCCCCCGCCGTCAGGCGGCGTGCCCCTGGGCCCGCAGGGCGGGAGCGGCTTCGTCGATCTGGGTGGCAACACGCTCTCGCTCATCGGCAACGCCAACGGCCGGGTGGACAACTCGGCGCTCGACCTGGTCTTTTCGACCATCCTGGGCGGCAACACCATCACCGCCTTCCTGAGCGCCTTGCAGCAGCAGCAGCTCGCCGACATCCAAGCCGAGCCGACCATCAGCACGCTCGATAACCGCCGCGCCGACATCCTGGTCGGCGAGGAAACGCCGGTGCCCGGCGCGCCGCCGCAGCAGGGCTCGGCCGTCGCGGTGCAGCAGGTGCAGTTCAAGGAGACCGGCATCCGGCTCACGGTCACGCCGCACCTCACCAACAGCGGCCAGATCCTGATGCAGCTCCGCACGGAGCGCTCTGCGGTGCAGGACCTGCCGGCGTCGCAGTTCGGCTTCAACTTCACCAAGCAGACGACCGAAAATCAGCTGCTGGTGAACGACGGCGAGACCGCGGTCATCGGCGGCCTCACCATCACCGAGGTGAACCGCACGCGCTCGGGCATCCCGCTGCTCTCGCAGCTGCCGATCGTGGGCGGCCTTTTCGGGACCACGTCGAACCAGGAGCGGCGGCGCGATCTGATGATCCTGGTGACGCCCCGCGTGGTGGACGACGCGCCCACGGGAAGCTGA
- a CDS encoding PilN domain-containing protein — MITVNLRPGLKRKRAGSPLAGVTERMKGLGASVKDPMLMVVAASWVIVVLGVGGMWLGTAHQLGALEPELESTRAENQRFRTFLAEKHKQELIRDSIVAQIRTIRSVDGDRYVWPHVLDEVTKALPPFTWLVDMSPTAAPTPPPPPPGPANAKNAAAAPADTARPPLAFQIDGRTVDIQAYTRFLRQLEASPWITDVTPISAATVVEQNRAITAFTIRASFKQADSAYVRTVPLSQSVR; from the coding sequence ATGATCACGGTCAATCTCCGGCCCGGGCTCAAGCGCAAGCGCGCCGGTTCGCCGCTCGCCGGCGTCACCGAGCGGATGAAGGGCCTTGGCGCCAGTGTCAAGGACCCGATGCTCATGGTGGTGGCGGCGAGCTGGGTAATCGTGGTGCTCGGTGTGGGCGGCATGTGGCTCGGCACCGCCCACCAGCTTGGCGCGCTCGAGCCCGAGCTCGAGTCCACCCGCGCGGAGAACCAGCGGTTCCGGACCTTCCTCGCGGAGAAGCACAAGCAGGAGCTGATTCGCGACTCGATCGTCGCCCAGATCAGGACCATCCGGAGCGTGGACGGCGACCGCTACGTCTGGCCCCATGTGCTCGACGAGGTGACCAAGGCGCTTCCGCCTTTCACCTGGCTGGTGGACATGTCGCCCACCGCGGCGCCGACCCCGCCGCCGCCTCCGCCGGGGCCGGCCAATGCCAAGAACGCGGCGGCCGCGCCAGCGGATACCGCGCGCCCGCCGCTCGCATTCCAGATTGATGGGCGCACGGTGGACATCCAGGCCTACACCCGCTTCCTGCGGCAGCTCGAAGCGTCGCCCTGGATTACCGACGTGACGCCGATTTCCGCCGCCACCGTGGTCGAGCAGAACCGCGCGATCACCGCATTCACCATTCGGGCCTCCTTCAAGCAGGCCGACTCGGCCTACGTCCGGACGGTTCCCTTGAGCCAGTCGGTGAGGTAA
- a CDS encoding tyrosine recombinase XerC translates to MGRRALTMGGESVRHLVSEFLAHSEVERNQSPNTVIAYRRDLDAFMDFCDRHYGADWSCESVDRAGLRGFLGDMQRRGLSKRSAARALSAVRGLFRYLQVHHGLAVNVARVAKVPRIEKRLPSHLDRATMEALFAWAEQRAEGGDLLAARDLAMLELFYSTGMRLSELAGLNLGDVDLLSDQAKVRGKGRKERIVPVGSRAVLALRRYLRLREQQPPGKGADPRALFMSVRGRRLPPRGVQRRMHLLFDAVGGDGLRVHSLRHTFATHMLDAGADLRAVQELLGHASLSTTQVYTHVSVERLKGVYARAHPRA, encoded by the coding sequence ATGGGCAGAAGGGCTCTGACGATGGGCGGCGAGTCGGTCCGCCATCTCGTGTCCGAATTTCTGGCGCACTCGGAGGTCGAGCGCAATCAGTCGCCCAACACCGTGATCGCATATCGGCGCGACCTCGATGCGTTCATGGATTTCTGCGACCGACACTACGGCGCCGACTGGAGCTGCGAGTCGGTCGATCGCGCCGGCCTTCGCGGATTTCTGGGCGACATGCAGCGCCGCGGGCTCTCCAAGCGCTCGGCCGCTCGTGCGCTCTCCGCAGTGCGCGGCCTGTTCCGGTACCTGCAGGTGCACCATGGGCTCGCCGTGAACGTGGCGCGCGTCGCCAAGGTGCCGCGGATCGAGAAGCGGTTGCCGTCGCATCTCGACCGCGCCACGATGGAGGCGCTCTTCGCCTGGGCGGAACAGCGCGCCGAAGGCGGCGACCTGCTCGCCGCGCGGGACCTCGCGATGCTGGAGCTGTTCTATTCCACCGGCATGCGCCTGTCCGAGCTGGCTGGTCTCAATCTGGGCGACGTGGACCTGTTGTCGGACCAGGCGAAGGTGCGCGGGAAGGGGCGCAAGGAGCGCATCGTGCCGGTGGGCTCGCGCGCGGTCCTCGCCCTCCGCCGCTATCTTCGGCTCAGGGAGCAGCAGCCGCCGGGCAAGGGCGCGGACCCACGGGCGCTCTTCATGAGTGTCCGCGGCCGGCGCTTACCGCCGCGTGGCGTGCAGCGCCGGATGCATCTCCTCTTCGATGCGGTAGGCGGCGACGGGCTCCGGGTCCATTCGCTCCGCCACACCTTCGCGACCCACATGCTCGACGCCGGCGCGGACCTGCGGGCGGTGCAGGAGCTGTTGGGACATGCATCGCTCAGCACGACGCAGGTGTACACCCATGTGAGCGTGGAAAGGTTGAAGGGCGTCTATGCCCGTGCGCATCCCAGAGCTTGA
- the pilM gene encoding type IV pilus assembly protein PilM, which translates to MALFGRNSTTVGLDIGSGLIKLVAVSHRSGEPVLTKVAFTHVANDAIVEGEVMDPALVAEAIRSLMASAGIKAKQVVTAVGGRDVIIKKIQMDRMKETEAREVIRWEAEQHVPFDMDNVELDFQILDPEGEGLQMTVLLVAAKRELIETKLTLLSEVGLEPRIIDVDAFALHNAFEVNYPEAMRGVVGLVNIGHETTNINILDDGIPVLTRDIPVGTRRFREDLQRERGLSAADADKLLQGNEPNDVLEPFLASRGEELAVGIERAAAFLQSASRSAGGIARLFTTGGGSRIPRLNRVLGDRLRLPVQPANPLERLQVAEGVFGAMDVDEVAPLLMLPIGLALRAAA; encoded by the coding sequence ATGGCACTGTTTGGTCGCAACTCGACCACCGTGGGCCTCGACATCGGGAGCGGGCTCATCAAGCTCGTGGCCGTGTCGCATCGCTCCGGCGAGCCCGTCCTGACGAAGGTGGCGTTCACCCACGTCGCCAACGATGCCATTGTCGAGGGCGAGGTCATGGACCCGGCGCTCGTGGCCGAGGCCATCAGGTCCCTCATGGCCTCGGCGGGAATCAAGGCCAAGCAGGTCGTCACCGCCGTCGGCGGCCGCGACGTGATCATCAAGAAGATCCAGATGGATCGGATGAAGGAGACCGAGGCGCGCGAGGTCATCCGCTGGGAGGCCGAGCAGCACGTCCCCTTCGACATGGACAACGTCGAGCTCGACTTCCAGATCCTGGACCCTGAGGGCGAGGGGCTCCAGATGACCGTGCTGCTCGTCGCCGCCAAGCGGGAGCTGATCGAGACCAAGCTCACGCTGCTTTCCGAGGTGGGGCTCGAGCCCCGCATCATCGACGTCGACGCCTTCGCGCTCCACAACGCCTTCGAGGTGAATTACCCCGAGGCCATGCGCGGCGTCGTCGGGCTCGTCAACATCGGTCACGAGACGACCAACATCAACATCCTCGACGACGGCATTCCCGTCCTCACGCGGGACATCCCGGTCGGCACCCGCCGCTTCCGGGAGGACCTCCAGCGCGAGCGCGGCCTCTCCGCCGCCGACGCCGACAAGCTGCTCCAGGGCAACGAGCCGAACGACGTGCTCGAGCCGTTCCTCGCGAGCCGCGGGGAAGAGCTGGCCGTGGGCATCGAGCGCGCCGCCGCATTCCTCCAGAGCGCGAGCCGCTCCGCCGGTGGCATCGCCCGGCTCTTCACGACGGGCGGCGGCTCCCGTATTCCGCGGCTCAATCGCGTGCTCGGCGATCGGCTGCGGCTCCCGGTGCAGCCGGCCAATCCGCTCGAGCGCCTCCAGGTGGCCGAGGGCGTCTTCGGTGCGATGGACGTGGACGAAGTGGCTCCGCTACTGATGCTCCCCATCGGCCTCGCACTCAGGGCGGCCGCGTGA
- the pilO gene encoding type 4a pilus biogenesis protein PilO, giving the protein MATSNSKLIPACAVLLALLVGYVGYYGIELAGGVTVNGISAKRERIQTIKDSIADLEAQTAKAKQELARGTVEDLRRKLDGYRSSLGLLRRLVPERNEVPNLLDDISTRGKIRGVTLSQVVPLPVESGPVPFDTYRYTMSVIGHYDQIGEFLADVASLQRIIVPQDVSLAAANQAAAHALGDTSGALLEAKFQIRTYVKSNAAGAEGDASGT; this is encoded by the coding sequence GTGGCCACCTCCAACTCCAAGCTGATCCCGGCCTGCGCGGTGCTGCTGGCACTGCTCGTCGGGTACGTCGGATACTACGGCATCGAGCTGGCCGGCGGCGTCACCGTAAACGGCATCTCCGCCAAGCGCGAGCGGATCCAGACGATCAAGGACTCGATCGCCGACCTCGAGGCGCAGACCGCCAAGGCCAAGCAGGAGCTGGCGCGCGGCACCGTCGAAGACCTCCGCCGCAAGCTCGACGGCTACCGCTCGAGCCTCGGCCTCCTCCGCCGCCTCGTGCCGGAGCGGAACGAGGTGCCGAACCTGCTCGACGACATCTCCACCCGCGGCAAGATCCGCGGCGTCACGCTGTCGCAGGTCGTGCCGCTCCCGGTCGAGAGCGGTCCGGTACCGTTCGACACCTATCGGTACACGATGTCGGTCATCGGGCACTACGATCAGATCGGTGAGTTCCTCGCCGACGTGGCGAGCCTGCAGCGCATCATCGTGCCGCAGGACGTCTCGCTCGCCGCCGCCAATCAGGCCGCGGCCCACGCGCTGGGCGACACCTCCGGCGCGCTGCTCGAGGCGAAGTTCCAGATCCGCACGTACGTCAAGTCCAACGCGGCCGGAGCCGAAGGAGACGCCAGTGGCACCTAA
- the aroC gene encoding chorismate synthase — protein MHLRFTTAGESHGKALVAIVEGLPAGLPITADAVDRDLARRMMGYGRGARMKIERDRIEWLAGVRNGETLGSPVAMLIANRDWANWEDVMAAEGTPGGLRRRRVTRPRPGHADLAGVLKYDRVDARDILERASARETTARVAAGALARRLLDEFGVEVGSHVVSLGGVRAAPPAELPSPLNEAADRSEIRVLDPAVEAEIIGRIDRAKKEGDTLGGEVEIVARGVPVGLGSHVSWDRKLDGRLAGMLMSIPAVKGVEIGLGFEAARRPGSQVHDPIDADPPGTAPRGGDARAGFQRRSNNAGGLEGGITTGEPLRVRVAMKPISTLMSPLPTVDLTSGGPASAQSERSDVTAVPAMGVIAEALVALVVADAMLEKFGGDSLGEMKRNVSGYLAALGERWRALRAEAAPD, from the coding sequence GTGCATCTCAGGTTCACCACCGCGGGCGAGTCGCACGGCAAGGCGCTCGTCGCGATCGTCGAGGGATTGCCGGCGGGGCTCCCGATCACCGCCGACGCGGTCGATCGCGATCTCGCGCGCCGCATGATGGGTTACGGCCGCGGCGCGCGGATGAAGATCGAGCGCGACCGGATCGAGTGGCTCGCCGGCGTGCGCAACGGCGAGACGCTCGGCTCGCCGGTGGCGATGCTCATCGCCAATCGCGACTGGGCCAACTGGGAGGATGTGATGGCTGCCGAGGGAACGCCCGGTGGCTTGCGCCGCCGCCGCGTCACCCGCCCGCGCCCCGGCCACGCGGATCTGGCCGGGGTGCTCAAGTACGACCGGGTCGACGCCCGAGACATCCTGGAGCGCGCGAGCGCGCGCGAGACCACTGCGCGAGTAGCGGCAGGCGCCCTCGCTCGCCGGTTGCTGGACGAGTTTGGCGTCGAGGTCGGCAGCCATGTGGTGTCGCTTGGCGGCGTGCGCGCGGCGCCGCCGGCCGAGCTGCCCTCGCCGCTCAACGAGGCCGCGGACCGCTCCGAGATTCGCGTCCTCGACCCTGCCGTCGAAGCCGAGATCATCGGGCGGATCGACCGCGCCAAGAAGGAAGGCGACACGCTGGGCGGCGAAGTGGAGATCGTGGCGCGCGGCGTCCCCGTCGGGCTCGGCAGCCACGTGAGCTGGGACCGCAAGCTCGACGGGCGGCTCGCCGGCATGCTCATGTCGATTCCCGCCGTGAAAGGCGTCGAGATCGGCCTGGGCTTCGAGGCCGCGCGGCGCCCGGGCTCCCAAGTGCATGACCCGATCGATGCGGATCCGCCCGGCACGGCGCCGCGCGGCGGCGACGCCCGCGCCGGCTTTCAGCGACGCAGCAACAACGCCGGCGGCCTCGAGGGCGGCATCACCACGGGGGAACCGCTGCGTGTTCGAGTAGCGATGAAGCCGATCTCGACGCTGATGTCACCGCTGCCGACCGTGGATCTCACCTCCGGCGGCCCGGCCAGCGCGCAGAGCGAGCGGTCGGACGTGACGGCCGTGCCTGCCATGGGCGTCATCGCCGAAGCGCTCGTGGCACTCGTCGTGGCCGACGCGATGCTGGAGAAGTTCGGCGGCGACAGCCTGGGTGAGATGAAGCGCAACGTTTCCGGATACCTCGCGGCACTTGGCGAGCGCTGGCGGGCGCTCCGGGCCGAGGCGGCGCCCGACTGA
- a CDS encoding shikimate kinase, producing the protein MPRHVVLVGLPGSGKSTVGKLAAEALGTSGMDVDAFLVRQMGMPISQIFGKYGEAEFRSMERGAVQAALGGPPLVLVPGGGWAAQAGELDAARGVGIIIYLKCDAATAAKRSGQGEVRPLLMGEDPVARMRELLLARAPFYDRADHVLVTDQDPAPVVAQNVARIAREAAGW; encoded by the coding sequence ATGCCGCGCCACGTGGTGCTCGTGGGTCTGCCCGGGTCCGGCAAGAGCACTGTCGGCAAGCTCGCCGCGGAGGCACTCGGCACGTCGGGGATGGATGTGGACGCCTTTCTGGTGCGCCAGATGGGCATGCCGATCAGCCAGATTTTTGGCAAGTACGGCGAGGCTGAGTTCCGGAGCATGGAGCGCGGCGCCGTGCAGGCGGCGCTCGGCGGGCCGCCCCTCGTGCTGGTGCCTGGCGGCGGGTGGGCCGCCCAGGCGGGTGAGCTGGATGCGGCGCGCGGGGTGGGTATCATCATCTATCTCAAGTGCGACGCCGCCACCGCCGCCAAGCGGAGCGGGCAGGGCGAGGTGCGGCCGCTGCTCATGGGAGAGGATCCCGTCGCCCGCATGCGCGAGCTCCTCCTCGCCAGAGCACCGTTCTACGATCGGGCCGACCACGTCCTCGTCACCGACCAAGACCCGGCGCCTGTCGTAGCCCAGAACGTCGCTCGCATCGCGCGAGAGGCTGCAGGGTGGTAA
- the trmFO gene encoding methylenetetrahydrofolate--tRNA-(uracil(54)-C(5))-methyltransferase (FADH(2)-oxidizing) TrmFO, with translation MKASVVGGGLAGCEAAWALAERGVRVTLYEMRPRVRTAAHASDRLAELVCSNSFKSRELTNAHGLLKAELRRLGSLLLCCAEEAQVPGGAALVVDRELFSRAVHDRVSAHPNVTLVREEVAELPSPAVIATGPLTSERLGAALAARLGASALAFYDAIAPIVADESLDRGALYALSRYGKGDGADYLNAPLDAGAYASFVDALATADQFTAHEFDQVPYFEGCLPIEEMARRGPETLRFGPMKPVGLPNPRTGREPHAVVQLRREDRVGQMWNLVGFQTRLRIPEQQRVFSTIPGLGAAEYLRYGSIHRNAYVNSPACLGTALTLHDDDRIFLAGQMTGVEGYTESLGTGLLAGINLARRLEGRPAAVPPPTTMLGGLYRYLREADPRHFQPMNANFGLLDPLPEKVKKETRRARLAERAIAEFEAWAEGL, from the coding sequence GTGAAGGCTTCGGTCGTGGGCGGCGGGCTGGCGGGATGCGAGGCCGCCTGGGCCCTGGCCGAGCGGGGCGTCCGGGTGACCCTCTACGAAATGCGGCCGCGGGTGCGCACTGCGGCCCATGCCTCGGATCGTCTGGCGGAGCTGGTCTGCAGCAACTCGTTCAAGTCGCGGGAACTCACCAACGCACACGGACTGCTCAAGGCGGAGCTCAGGCGGCTGGGCAGCCTGCTGCTCTGCTGCGCCGAGGAGGCGCAGGTGCCCGGCGGTGCGGCGCTGGTCGTCGATCGCGAACTGTTCTCGCGCGCCGTGCACGATCGCGTGTCGGCTCACCCCAACGTCACGCTGGTGCGCGAGGAGGTGGCGGAGCTGCCGTCGCCCGCGGTAATCGCGACGGGCCCGCTCACCTCGGAACGGCTGGGTGCCGCGCTCGCTGCGCGGCTCGGCGCCTCCGCGCTCGCGTTCTACGATGCCATCGCGCCCATCGTCGCCGACGAATCGCTCGACCGCGGCGCGCTTTACGCGCTTTCGCGGTACGGCAAGGGCGACGGCGCGGACTACCTCAACGCCCCGCTCGACGCCGGCGCGTATGCCTCGTTCGTGGATGCGCTCGCCACGGCCGACCAGTTTACCGCCCACGAATTCGACCAGGTGCCGTATTTCGAGGGCTGCCTGCCGATCGAGGAGATGGCGCGCCGCGGCCCCGAGACGCTCCGCTTCGGACCGATGAAGCCGGTGGGCCTGCCCAATCCGCGCACCGGGCGCGAGCCGCACGCCGTCGTGCAGCTCCGGCGCGAGGACCGCGTGGGACAGATGTGGAACCTGGTGGGCTTTCAGACGCGCCTCAGGATTCCGGAGCAGCAACGGGTGTTCTCGACGATTCCGGGCCTCGGCGCGGCGGAGTATCTCCGCTACGGCAGCATCCATCGGAACGCCTACGTCAACAGCCCCGCGTGCCTCGGCACGGCGCTCACGCTTCATGACGACGACCGGATTTTCCTCGCGGGCCAGATGACCGGCGTCGAGGGCTACACCGAATCGCTCGGCACGGGGCTCCTCGCGGGCATCAACCTCGCGCGCCGGCTCGAAGGCCGACCGGCTGCGGTCCCGCCGCCCACCACCATGCTCGGCGGCCTCTACCGCTATCTTCGCGAGGCGGACCCGCGCCACTTTCAGCCGATGAACGCGAACTTCGGCCTGCTGGATCCGCTGCCCGAAAAGGTGAAGAAGGAGACGAGGCGTGCGCGGCTGGCGGAGCGCGCGATTGCGGAGTTCGAGGCATGGGCAGAAGGGCTCTGA
- the topA gene encoding type I DNA topoisomerase, producing the protein MPSTKKKATKPRKRAAGSAPSKPALKPATSTGKPARGGGSKPRTKHAAGNGAAADGGRRRGGSLVIVESPTKAKTIGKYLGSGYAVKATVGHVRDLPTRKLGVDIEGGTFTPEYVIIKGKSQTLSEIKKAARSAREVFLATDPDREGEAIAWHVASQLDRSVPTHRVLFHEITRDAVKAAMRSPGDIDEQKVNAQQARRILDRLVGYKASPLLWKSIKTGLSAGRVQTVALRLIVERERGIRAFKPQEYWSIEALCAADGQEFEASLHKVDGHKPQLHSADDARKVIEAVLAGTRSDQVAPAEPIASARSVSTPGLTWTVSSVERKQRHKRPGAPFTTSTLQQEAAKRLGFSSRRTMRAAQDLYEGIDIGAEGPVGLITYMRTDSVRVSDAAIKSVRDFIAANYAKAYLPDAPNQYSARRAAKVQDAHEAIRPTDVRHRPEDVQPFLEPDQFRLYQLIWQRFVASQMMPAVYDMTIVDFDLGKYLFRATGSVLVFDGYHVLYLEGREPEDGKAVEDLSPIPALERGDKVGVEKITPNQHFTEPPPRFSEASLVKELERLGIGRPSTYSAIISTLSAREYVKIESRRFFPTSLGETVERVMVSKFPEIFDVGFTAGMETELDKIEEGELPWQRVLSDFYDPFTRALEAVDINALVAEAHGLSPERLASERCPKCGRRVELRTGRFGPYLACEKYKDGCDYAKSLRKDKAPDRPTDAKCHLCQAPMVIKTGRFGEFLACTRYPECKGTRAVPLGMKCPKCLEGDLAERRTKRGKSFWGCVRYPACDFSTWNRPVAEECPTCGWVGLERKVTKAEGEVRTCLKCGHRIVAVEPEEMALT; encoded by the coding sequence ATGCCTAGCACTAAGAAGAAGGCCACCAAACCGCGGAAGCGCGCAGCCGGGAGCGCGCCCTCGAAGCCTGCCCTGAAGCCCGCGACGTCTACCGGGAAGCCGGCTCGGGGAGGCGGATCTAAGCCCCGTACCAAGCACGCGGCCGGCAACGGTGCTGCTGCCGACGGGGGCCGTCGGCGCGGCGGGAGCCTCGTCATCGTCGAGTCGCCCACGAAGGCCAAGACGATCGGCAAGTACCTGGGCTCGGGCTACGCGGTCAAGGCAACCGTGGGCCACGTGCGCGATCTCCCCACCCGGAAGCTCGGCGTCGACATCGAGGGCGGCACGTTCACGCCCGAATACGTCATTATCAAAGGAAAGAGCCAGACGCTCAGCGAAATCAAAAAGGCCGCGCGGTCCGCCCGCGAGGTCTTTCTCGCCACCGACCCCGACCGGGAGGGCGAGGCCATCGCCTGGCACGTGGCGAGCCAGCTCGACCGCTCGGTGCCCACCCATCGGGTCCTCTTTCACGAGATCACCCGGGACGCCGTGAAGGCGGCGATGCGGAGCCCGGGGGACATCGACGAGCAGAAGGTGAACGCCCAGCAGGCCCGGCGCATCCTCGACCGGCTGGTCGGGTACAAGGCGAGCCCGCTCCTCTGGAAGAGCATCAAGACCGGCCTCTCGGCCGGGCGGGTACAGACCGTGGCGCTCAGGCTCATCGTCGAGCGCGAGCGCGGAATTCGCGCGTTCAAGCCGCAGGAGTACTGGAGCATCGAGGCGCTCTGCGCCGCGGACGGCCAGGAGTTCGAGGCATCGCTGCACAAGGTGGACGGCCACAAGCCGCAGCTCCACAGCGCGGACGACGCACGGAAGGTGATCGAGGCGGTCTTGGCAGGCACGCGTTCCGATCAGGTCGCGCCGGCCGAGCCGATCGCGAGTGCGCGTAGCGTGAGCACGCCCGGTCTCACCTGGACCGTGTCGAGCGTCGAGCGCAAGCAGCGCCACAAGCGCCCCGGCGCGCCGTTCACCACCAGCACGCTCCAGCAGGAAGCGGCCAAGCGGCTGGGCTTCTCCTCGCGGCGCACCATGCGCGCGGCGCAGGACCTGTACGAGGGCATCGACATCGGCGCCGAGGGGCCGGTGGGCCTCATCACCTACATGCGCACCGACTCGGTCCGCGTGTCCGATGCCGCCATCAAGTCGGTCCGGGATTTCATCGCCGCGAACTACGCCAAGGCCTACCTGCCCGACGCGCCCAACCAGTATTCGGCGCGGCGCGCCGCCAAGGTGCAGGATGCCCACGAGGCCATCCGCCCGACCGACGTGCGTCACCGGCCGGAAGACGTGCAGCCTTTCCTCGAGCCCGATCAGTTCCGGCTCTACCAGCTCATCTGGCAGCGCTTCGTCGCCTCGCAGATGATGCCGGCGGTCTACGACATGACGATCGTGGACTTCGACCTGGGCAAATATTTGTTCCGGGCGACGGGCTCCGTGCTCGTGTTCGACGGATACCATGTGCTCTACCTCGAGGGGCGCGAGCCGGAAGACGGCAAGGCGGTCGAGGACCTCTCGCCCATCCCGGCGCTCGAGCGCGGCGACAAGGTGGGCGTCGAGAAGATCACGCCGAACCAGCACTTCACCGAGCCCCCGCCGCGGTTCTCCGAGGCCAGCCTGGTGAAGGAGCTGGAGCGGCTTGGCATCGGCCGGCCGTCGACCTACAGTGCCATCATCTCCACGCTCTCGGCCCGCGAATACGTGAAGATCGAGAGCCGGCGGTTCTTCCCCACTTCCCTCGGTGAGACGGTCGAGCGGGTCATGGTGAGCAAGTTCCCCGAGATCTTCGACGTCGGGTTTACCGCCGGCATGGAGACCGAGCTGGACAAGATCGAGGAAGGCGAGCTGCCCTGGCAGCGGGTGCTGAGCGACTTCTACGATCCCTTCACCCGCGCGCTCGAGGCCGTCGACATCAACGCGCTGGTGGCCGAGGCACACGGCCTCTCGCCCGAGCGGCTGGCGAGCGAGCGGTGTCCCAAATGCGGGCGGCGCGTCGAGCTCCGCACGGGCCGGTTCGGTCCGTACCTCGCCTGCGAGAAGTACAAGGACGGCTGCGACTACGCCAAGTCGCTCCGGAAGGACAAGGCGCCGGACCGTCCCACCGACGCGAAGTGCCACCTCTGTCAGGCGCCGATGGTCATCAAGACCGGTCGGTTCGGCGAGTTCCTCGCCTGCACGCGCTACCCCGAGTGCAAAGGCACCCGCGCGGTGCCGCTCGGCATGAAGTGCCCCAAGTGCCTCGAGGGCGATCTGGCCGAGCGGCGCACCAAGCGCGGCAAGTCGTTCTGGGGGTGCGTGCGCTACCCGGCGTGCGACTTCTCCACCTGGAACCGCCCCGTGGCCGAGGAGTGCCCGACCTGTGGATGGGTGGGACTCGAGCGCAAGGTGACCAAGGCCGAGGGTGAGGTGCGCACCTGCCTCAAGTGCGGTCACCGCATCGTCGCCGTCGAACCGGAGGAGATGGCGCTCACGTGA